The Intestinibaculum porci DNA window ACGAAGCACAGATTCGTCGTATTATGAAAAACGTGAATGATTCATATAAATAAGGATTCGTCCTTATTTTTCTTTTGATGCGATGAAGATTTATATTACAAGACATTCAAGAACACTCTGGAATGAGCAGAAACGCCTGCAAGGGAGAAAGGATTCTCCACTTACAAAGGAAGGCATCGCCAATGCGAAGGCCTTATCCGCATATGTGAAGGATCTGCCGATTGATGCGATCTACTCGAGTCCTATTCCAAGAGCTTATAAAACGGCAAAACTGGTTTTCCCTGATCGTGAAATTATCAAAGATGACCGCTTGATGGAAATGAACTTTGGTGTTTGTGAAGGGATGTATTTAGATGAGATTCCCGCAGATTTAAAAACAGTTTATACCCGTCTTTGGCAACATCCGGAATTATCAAAAGGGTTGCCAGAAGGGGAAACCTATGATCAGATTGAAGCGCGCGTTTCTTCTTTCCTAGAAGAGATCACGCATTCTGATTTAGAGTCTGTCTTTCTTGTGACCCATGGTTTCTGTTTTACGATTTTCGTTTCTCTGATGTTAG harbors:
- a CDS encoding histidine phosphatase family protein; this translates as MKIYITRHSRTLWNEQKRLQGRKDSPLTKEGIANAKALSAYVKDLPIDAIYSSPIPRAYKTAKLVFPDREIIKDDRLMEMNFGVCEGMYLDEIPADLKTVYTRLWQHPELSKGLPEGETYDQIEARVSSFLEEITHSDLESVFLVTHGFCFTIFVSLMLGLKREEYTKVNQRIVNGCSLTIFDYQDGHYTQECYGDNHFLPYKTKDVFAR